From Camelina sativa cultivar DH55 chromosome 7, Cs, whole genome shotgun sequence, one genomic window encodes:
- the LOC104700341 gene encoding transcription factor bHLH155-like isoform X2: MGSSSQEILRSFCSNTDWNYAVFWKLNHRGSRMVLTLEDAYNSPEVKDSSVIPKNMHGVHDPLGLAVAKMSYHVYSLGEGIVGQVAVSGEHQWLFPEYYDNCLSEFEFHNVWESQISAGIKTILVVAVGPCGVVQLGSLRKINEDVNLVNHIRQIFLALRDPLADHAANLMQCNMNNSLCLPKIPSEGLHAKAFPDCYGEVDKAMDVDESNILTQYQTRRRDSLPYDTPLSSLLMENAAQVVNDREVVQGSTCGSNSSVTYGFPTDLVDTKHENQIGTNIISDAPHVGMTSGCKDRRGLDPNLQLYMKNHVLNNTSSSALAIEAERMITGQSYPGLDSTIHASSRTEKESSYQNEVFQLSENHGNKYLKETERMLGRKYESSRFDALISPGYTFSGSELLEALGSSFKQTSTDQEELLKSEHRSTIRPTDDMSHSQLTFDSGPENLLDAVVANVCQSEGNARDDMLSSRSGQSLLTNIEVAEPLGQKKHNVVNPVDSIMNHLPLVEVDTQQTSSDICGAFSSIGFSSTYPSSCSDQFQTSLDIPKKNKKRAKPGESSRPRPRDRQLIQDRIKELRELVPNGSKCSIDSLLERTIKHMLFLQNVTKHADKLSKSAKTKMQQKETGMQGSSCAVEVGGHLQVCSIIVENLNKQGMVLIEMLCEECSHFLEIANVIRSLDLVILRGITETQGEKTWICFVTESQNSKVMQRMDILWSLVQIFQPKANNGKR, from the exons GGTACTTACCTTGGAGGATGCTTACAACTCACCGGAAGTTAAGGATTCCAGCGTTATACCAAAAAACATGCATGGAGTACATGACCCCCTTGGTTTAGCTGTGGCAAAGATGTCTTATCATGTCTATTCTCTCGGGGAAGG GATTGTTGGACAAGTTGCAGTTTCTGGTGAACATCAATGGTTATTCCCCGAATATTATGATAACTGTCTCTCAGAATTTGAG TTTCATAACGTTTGGGAGAGTCAAATTTCTGCTGGAATTAAG ACCATTCTTGTAGTAGCTGTTGGTCCCTGTGGAGTTGTGCAGCTAGGCTCTTTGCGTAAA ATTAATGAAGATGTGAATTTGGTGAATCATATTCGACAAATATTTCTGGCCCTTAGGGATCCATTGGCAGATCATGCAGCAAATTTAATGCAATGTAATATGAACAATTCGTTGTGTCTG CCAAAAATACCTTCTGAAGGCTTACATGCCAAGGCTTTCCCTGATTGCTATGGAGAAGTTGACAAAGCTATGGATGTGGACGAGTCAAATATTCTAACTCAATACCAAACTAGAAGACGTGATAGCTTGCCTTACGATACTCCTTTGTCAAGTCTTCTCATGGAGAATGCAGCTCAAGTTGTTAATGATCGTGAAGTTGTGCAAGGTTCTACTTGTGGGAGCAATAGCAGTGTCACATATGGCTTTCCAACTGACTTGGTTGATACTAAACATGAGAATCAAATAGGTACAAATATAATCAGTGATGCACCTCATGTGGGAATGACTAGTGGCTGCAAAGATCGAAGAGGATTAGATCCTAATTTACAACTGTATATGAAGAACCATGTGCTCAATAATACAAGCTCATCAGCTTTAGCAATTGAGGCTGAAAGAATGATTACAGGCCAATCATATCCAGGCCTGGACTCAACTATTCATGCTTCATCgagaacagagaaagaaagtTCTTACCAGAATGAAGTGTTCCAACTATCTGAGAACCACGGAAACAAATACCTGAAAGAGACTGAGCGTATGCTGGGGAGGAAATACGAGTCTAGTAGATTTGATGCTTTGATCTCACCTGGGTATACCTTTTCTGGCAGCGAGCTGCTCGAGGCGTTAGGCTCTTCATTCAAGCAAACAAGCACTGATCAAGAGGAGCTATTGAAGTCTGAACATCGTTCAACAATTAGACCAACAGATGATATGAGTCATAGCCAGCTCACATTTGACTCTGGCCCTGAGAATCTTCTAGATGCTGTGGTTGCTAATGTGTGTCAAAGCGAAGGCAATGCCAGGGATGATATGTTGTCGAGCAGATCTGGTCAATCATTGCTTACCAACATAGAAGTGGCAGAACCCTTAGGTCAAAAGAAGCATAATGTTGTTAATCCAGTTGATAGTATTATGAATCACCTGCCATTAGTAGAGGTGGATACCCAACAAACTTCATCAGATATCTGTGGAGCATTCTCTTCAATCGGATTCTCATCTACGTATCCCAGCTCCTGTAGTGATCAGTTTCAGACATCCCTGGACATTcccaagaagaacaaaaagaggGCTAAACCTGGTGAAAGTTCTCGACCTCGTCCAAGAGACAGACAACTCATTCAGGATCGAATAAAGGAACTTAGAGAACTTGTACCTAATGGATCTAAG TGCAGCATTGATTCTTTGCTAGAACGCACGATCAAGCACATGCTCTTTTTGCAGAATGTTACTAAGCATGCTGACAAGCTCAGTAAAAGTGCTAAGACAAAG ATGCAACAAAAGGAAACTGGTATGCAAGGTTCAAGCTGCGCAGTGGAGGTTGGAGGCCATCTTCAAGTATGCTCGATTATCGTGGAGAATCTGAACAAGCAGGGAATGGTGCTTATCGAG ATGTTATGTGAAGAATGTAGCCATTTTCTTGAGATTGCAAACGTCATTAGGAGCTTAGACCTCGTCATCCTAAGAGGCATCACTGAGACTCAGGGCGAGAAAACATGGATTTGCTTTGTAACTGAG
- the LOC104700341 gene encoding transcription factor bHLH155-like isoform X1 gives MGSSSQEILRSFCSNTDWSYAVFWKLNHRGSRMVLTLEDAYNSPEVKDSSVIPKNMHGVHDPLGLAVAKMSYHVYSLGEGIVGQVAVSGEHQWLFPEYYDNCLSEFEFHNVWESQISAGIKTILVVAVGPCGVVQLGSLRKINEDVNLVNHIRQIFLALRDPLADHAANLMQCNMNNSLCLPKIPSEGLHAKAFPDCYGEVDKAMDVDESNILTQYQTRRRDSLPYDTPLSSLLMENAAQVVNDREVVQGSTCGSNSSVTYGFPTDLVDTKHENQIGTNIISDAPHVGMTSGCKDRRGLDPNLQLYMKNHVLNNTSSSALAIEAERMITGQSYPGLDSTIHASSRTEKESSYQNEVFQLSENHGNKYLKETERMLGRKYESSRFDALISPGYTFSGSELLEALGSSFKQTSTDQEELLKSEHRSTIRPTDDMSHSQLTFDSGPENLLDAVVANVCQSEGNARDDMLSSRSGQSLLTNIEVAEPLGQKKHNVVNPVDSIMNHLPLVEVDTQQTSSDICGAFSSIGFSSTYPSSCSDQFQTSLDIPKKNKKRAKPGESSRPRPRDRQLIQDRIKELRELVPNGSKCSIDSLLERTIKHMLFLQNVTKHADKLSKSAKTKMQQKETGMQGSSCAVEVGGHLQVCSIIVENLNKQGMVLIEMLCEECSHFLEIANVIRSLDLVILRGITETQGEKTWICFVTESQNSKVMQRMDILWSLVQIFQPKANNGKR, from the exons GGTACTTACCTTGGAGGATGCTTACAACTCACCGGAAGTTAAGGATTCCAGCGTTATACCAAAAAACATGCATGGAGTACATGACCCCCTTGGTTTAGCTGTGGCAAAGATGTCTTATCATGTCTATTCTCTCGGGGAAGG GATTGTTGGACAAGTTGCAGTTTCTGGTGAACATCAATGGTTATTCCCCGAATATTATGATAACTGTCTCTCAGAATTTGAG TTTCATAACGTTTGGGAGAGTCAAATTTCTGCTGGAATTAAG ACCATTCTTGTAGTAGCTGTTGGTCCCTGTGGAGTTGTGCAGCTAGGCTCTTTGCGTAAA ATTAATGAAGATGTGAATTTGGTGAATCATATTCGACAAATATTTCTGGCCCTTAGGGATCCATTGGCAGATCATGCAGCAAATTTAATGCAATGTAATATGAACAATTCGTTGTGTCTG CCAAAAATACCTTCTGAAGGCTTACATGCCAAGGCTTTCCCTGATTGCTATGGAGAAGTTGACAAAGCTATGGATGTGGACGAGTCAAATATTCTAACTCAATACCAAACTAGAAGACGTGATAGCTTGCCTTACGATACTCCTTTGTCAAGTCTTCTCATGGAGAATGCAGCTCAAGTTGTTAATGATCGTGAAGTTGTGCAAGGTTCTACTTGTGGGAGCAATAGCAGTGTCACATATGGCTTTCCAACTGACTTGGTTGATACTAAACATGAGAATCAAATAGGTACAAATATAATCAGTGATGCACCTCATGTGGGAATGACTAGTGGCTGCAAAGATCGAAGAGGATTAGATCCTAATTTACAACTGTATATGAAGAACCATGTGCTCAATAATACAAGCTCATCAGCTTTAGCAATTGAGGCTGAAAGAATGATTACAGGCCAATCATATCCAGGCCTGGACTCAACTATTCATGCTTCATCgagaacagagaaagaaagtTCTTACCAGAATGAAGTGTTCCAACTATCTGAGAACCACGGAAACAAATACCTGAAAGAGACTGAGCGTATGCTGGGGAGGAAATACGAGTCTAGTAGATTTGATGCTTTGATCTCACCTGGGTATACCTTTTCTGGCAGCGAGCTGCTCGAGGCGTTAGGCTCTTCATTCAAGCAAACAAGCACTGATCAAGAGGAGCTATTGAAGTCTGAACATCGTTCAACAATTAGACCAACAGATGATATGAGTCATAGCCAGCTCACATTTGACTCTGGCCCTGAGAATCTTCTAGATGCTGTGGTTGCTAATGTGTGTCAAAGCGAAGGCAATGCCAGGGATGATATGTTGTCGAGCAGATCTGGTCAATCATTGCTTACCAACATAGAAGTGGCAGAACCCTTAGGTCAAAAGAAGCATAATGTTGTTAATCCAGTTGATAGTATTATGAATCACCTGCCATTAGTAGAGGTGGATACCCAACAAACTTCATCAGATATCTGTGGAGCATTCTCTTCAATCGGATTCTCATCTACGTATCCCAGCTCCTGTAGTGATCAGTTTCAGACATCCCTGGACATTcccaagaagaacaaaaagaggGCTAAACCTGGTGAAAGTTCTCGACCTCGTCCAAGAGACAGACAACTCATTCAGGATCGAATAAAGGAACTTAGAGAACTTGTACCTAATGGATCTAAG TGCAGCATTGATTCTTTGCTAGAACGCACGATCAAGCACATGCTCTTTTTGCAGAATGTTACTAAGCATGCTGACAAGCTCAGTAAAAGTGCTAAGACAAAG ATGCAACAAAAGGAAACTGGTATGCAAGGTTCAAGCTGCGCAGTGGAGGTTGGAGGCCATCTTCAAGTATGCTCGATTATCGTGGAGAATCTGAACAAGCAGGGAATGGTGCTTATCGAG ATGTTATGTGAAGAATGTAGCCATTTTCTTGAGATTGCAAACGTCATTAGGAGCTTAGACCTCGTCATCCTAAGAGGCATCACTGAGACTCAGGGCGAGAAAACATGGATTTGCTTTGTAACTGAG